The following is a genomic window from Aphis gossypii isolate Hap1 unplaced genomic scaffold, ASM2018417v2 Contig00823, whole genome shotgun sequence.
taatctTACCTCTAAACTATCCTGGTTGAATTTTGCAGTTAATACATATGCGAACCCACAGtcatttattagataatttactaaatCTATAGTAGATTGCAGAGTTATTTTCAAGCCATCATATGTTGAACGGGTAAGAAAATCCTTTTCTTTTATTAGACCCTTTGTTAAATTAAGTTCCCAATTATTTAACCATTCAATTGCTTGATGTAGAATCTAAGTGAGaaggaatacaatttttagagCTTAATACTCTTAACTTACAAatgtaacatttaataaatttactttttttaacatataagacatttaattaacttaactatTGTATAACACAAtctaatacacacacatacatatattttatgatatatatatacatagttactagatattatatgtgtattatataaatacacaataaattttaacacagAACATTTGACATTGACAGACAAAACAGACATTGAGACATGCAACACATAAAAAACCTCTAAGTCATGACTGTTTTTTCTAACTCCCTCAGCAGGGTACTTCCTATTTAAAGcgtcaaaaaaatcatttactaTGAGTGTAAAATGAATGGTTTCTTCAGAGTCTTCAaaaccattaatttttttatttctataaaaattcattcCTATAGCTGTAGATCTGctaaaaatctaaacatttatcatcaaaataaattatatttcaatatttgtaagcattattaattattaggttttaaccattaaaaaaaataatttaaaaaaatacctgtGCAGCATATTTGACTTTCATTTTCGCTAGATTATTTAGTTCGAAATgattttttgtcaattttgGACAGACTTTAGTAAGGCTACAGCcttctgttttaaaaatatttaaataatgctcCCATTTGATGGAGAATTTTGATGGGTCAACCTAAAACCAGAAGACAACaatcatgttttatttcatcgtttataagtaatagattgcatgttgttttttaatttacagttagagttttattttgaaacaaccgattcctaatatttttcaaaagatgTGGTGCATCAGAAAACATATATACTTTTCTGGAAGTATCAAAAGGATTTTCAATGTAATTTTTGAAGTCTTGTTTTTTTGCTGAAaccttaaaagttaaataggtaagttaataaaagtatattttgaacttaggcaaataaattaatactccTAATGAATTCCACATAGTGCGATTTGTTGATGCGCCATCACAAGTGATACCAACAACATGGGCACCAGCATCTTCCATTAATAGGATGGCCTTGACTACCAGCTTTGAGAGTTCAATTcctacattaatattacaaattagtaattattttcagtatatttactttataaactACCTTTAACCGAACCAGCTGAAGCGAACACAGCAATAGGCTGTACCATGTTTTCAGTTAAACTTGACCACATGAACACCAAACCGTGGTTTGCCTTTAAACTACTATTTTTTCTTACTAACTCTTCATTTCCAAAATCCTCCAGACCAATGTATGTGAGTGATCGGCTATTCACACTCAGACTCTCTCTCAAAAACATCTCATCCAGCAATATTACACCCTTTTTTTGATGATCAGATTTTGAggaaaatttctttttcaataatttaaataaatttgggtCAAACCCACAGCCGATTTTTACAGCgagtaaatttttacgaattgTGCTGACACATGGCAATGGTAAAATATTCTGATCTCTGAGAAATTTATATCCAGTGGGCGatctaaaacaattaataggtacaaaagaaaaataattttatcattatttataaaagccTTACCTAATTTGTAATAGTAAACATAGTAACATCCAGTTTTCACTGTATCGCCTATTTTTGGGGTTCTTCAATTTAGATGCCTTAAACATTTCAGTTATAATTTCTGTTTGGCATGAAGGGATATTAGAATCTTTTATAATCTGTTCAAGAGTTGACTCAGAAATTGCAgccatttcatttttaaggtTGTTCAAATTCTCTTGCAAATGTCTTACTCTTTTAGCTAAcctaaaaccttttttttttacaacatctTTAGCTTTATTCAAACTtaatagctttttttttttgttaggaGAAAAATATACTCtggaattttttttggaaagtctattactaattatataatttaaacgtttACACCACTTACATTTTTctctgtaaatattaaaatgcaatttattatacaccaaaaatactcaaatatagtaattgtatgtattattttttaaattatataaattacccatttaaataatcatctgtgttgattatatttatacatttggaATGATACCACTTTCCACCATACTCAACAAACTCTGAACcaaatgttgattttatatcaatgcattttattgttgaaaaagtTCCTTGACAAAGTTTggtattttcaaacaatattaagGTATTTTCTAGgtcttttacattttttattttataatctggTGACAAACCAATGGCTTCTGATGTAATTATTTGTCCATTTACTTGTAGTTGTAtacttaaatctaataaagtaggtattaaacTTGCGTATTGGAATAtatcaaatgtaatattataaaaaaaattacgtttttcaaaaaatattttcataatcttACCTTTGTTTAAAACTAGTTGCTTTTCTATggatcttaaatatttttctctgaATAAGTCAGTTTATGAAAACATACAACATTATCAGTAGTACCATACAACTTATTAATATCAACAAACCATTTGAATGGTAGATTAATGATACTTATTGATTtgcaaatagaaataaataatggatTTGCAACAACTAACGTTAAAGGTACctgtttaaatatagtattatttttaattttaaaatcaatattttgtttgacattcactaaaataatgtaaactgTGACTTaatcttacattttttttagctggTGGTGGTTGTTCAGGAGTACTGgttgatgaaaataaatgctcatcaaaactattgatatttttttcaactgtcgacaaactattatttaaacttgtaCCATCACTTTCACTTATGATACAATAAGAATGATCGTTTAATACAGAAGACATTTCCTCAtcattaatcttaaaaattattattcaatgcaATATTTAGTActcaataaaagtataaggtaaaaataccatattgcatttataattttatatctattataattttaatgtaaattcacCTTTCTTTTTTTAGGCGTAGAAGTATTTAAGACTTCTGAATTTAGGACAACCTCCTTAATTTTGTTTACCACTGTAAGTTTAGGAATAGCACCCGGTTTCAATTTTggtattttcaaacatatctttaagcaaaatttaaaacattgtcaGTTTATCAACAGTTGTTTAGCTTAAGATGAAtcaaaacattgttttaaataatgatgttaAGTACTgtacattttctaaaatgtaattgtaattttaaaaaatattgtaataatacagTACCGTATATTTGCTAAATCCTTTCCCAGATTCCCATGTTCTTATAACatcatttttgtcaaaatggTTCTCGCAAACCCTCGAACtgggatttaattttaagtttaacgaTTTTTcccatacaatttttaaactattgtcTTTTGGGATACCAAATTTGCTTTTAAATAGTTCATTACAAAACGGGACACAACATGATTTagccatttttaaattgtaaaaagataaaaacaataaataaaactcagtcaatttgaattttgagcATACATTTGTTTTACTCTTGTGCCCACCACAATTATACATGCCCGCCataattcttatttcttatCTCTTTTCTATGAAGTATGAATTTAGGCATAAATTCATAGTAATTCATAGTATTTAGCTATGtacagacataatattaatatattagaatagataaatattaaattaatataatatctattaatctTAAATCGTGATCTGGGTAATgggtatgtaaaatgtaatatttagataatgtAAGGAAATTGAAATTGTCTGCTGTGCCCAGTTTGTTTTTGCcggtactaaataatttatttaaaaatgtataacaacaattattttaataatattacctacatatataggtaattgaaGTAGTAAATGAAGAACAtgagcataataatatggaattaaCATTTGATGTTgaggtaaaaatatatccatCAGATATTTTGAATCTTGTGAATCTTTACTtaagtttgaaataatttgtttaggaaatcaaattgaataattatggtATCAGTGATGAAAGTTTGGCATTGGatagaaatgaaataaataacagtatttgtaatgaaaatttacCAATAActccaaaaattttatttcctcAAGTAATAAACCACATAAGACATACCTAACATTAAATAAGcattaagttaaaagtatacataataaattatatttagtagtgCAGCTTTAGTACAACATACcccagaatattttttatttaaaaaataagggaaatattgtctatttaaataaaaaaaaatataaaatacacatactacttataatgtattatatattaggtggTGTGGTAAAACTTGTTTttacatgatattttataaattataaataattattttatacgataattaagaaataaaaatgtagtaatataatacactttaaataaataattattatttattatgtttaacagCCTTTGGTTAGAAATCCAGAAACCTCTTGTGTTTATTGTAGTAAAAGACATGATATTTTGAGAGccaaagaatattatactaaaaaactagctgaaataaaagaaaaagaaagtaAGCTACCTTTGTATTGTccttgtgaaaataataaaaacctcaACTCAAATAAACAATTGATGAGtatgtttcaaattaaaaatatgttatagccttataggtttaattattatttttttaattaatttatagcacTGTCGGATACatgtaatgaaaatttttctACATTAACTCCAAAGTCACTAGCAAGACGTGCCTTTATTCTTGACCATTCATATATATCATCTCCTTCAAAGTTgattaaacacaaaattaaaaactccaaaaatataaaaattagtcaaACTAAGTCAAGGAGAATGGTACAAAAGTGTAGacgtcaaataaaaatgataaaaaaattaaattgttattaagtaATCTAAAAAGGAAATGTGGTgttcaacaaaaattaacatccTATCTTGAACATACATTCCCAACAGCAATGTCAGAGATATTTAACAGATATAAAAAGGGGGGGAGAAAATGTTATTCGCCATCATTAAGAGCTTTTGctctaactttaaatttttactcacCCAAAGCGTATAATTTTGTCAGAGAACAATTTGGTTTAAGCATTCCTCATGCAGCAACTCTAAGATCATGGTACCACAAAATTAAAGTAGAAGAAGGATTCACAGAACAATCATTTACTGCTCTCAAATATAAATCCCTAGAGTATAGACAGAATGGTAAAAATTTATACTGCTCAATGATATTTGACGAAATGCATATAAAACGACAAATTGAGTGggatggaaaaaaattacacggTTTTAGTAGTATCGGTAATTGCAGTACATCAAGTGATCCTGCACTTAGAGCAGCTACACAAGTCTTGGTTATTTTAGTAGTTGCCCTTGATTCTTCATGGAAAGTTCCAATAggctatttttttcataaaggtCTAAATGGAAAAGACaaaggaaaattaatattagaagctttaaaaaaactttatgaaattggtaagtttttttataaattttataaataaataaaaaaaagctccaattttaatatcttactTTTCAGATATTCAAGTTCCGTCTTTAACTTTTGATGGT
Proteins encoded in this region:
- the LOC114131225 gene encoding uncharacterized protein LOC114131225 encodes the protein MELTFDVEEIKLNNYGISDESLALDRNEINNSICNENLPITPKILFPQPLVRNPETSCVYCSKRHDILRAKEYYTKKLAEIKEKESKLPLYCPCENNKNLNSNKQLMTLSDTCNENFSTLTPKSLARRAFILDHSYISSPSKLIKHKIKNSKNIKISQTKSRRMVQKCRRQIKMIKKLNCY